The window AAAAACAGGTTGTTGCGGAAGTTAACGCTGATTTAGAAGAGTTAGTGAAAGGAATCGAAACAACTCCTGAGTTAGTTTCACTACTTACAACTCCTAAATTCTCAATCGATCGTAAAAAGCAAATTGTAGCTGAAGTTTTTGCTAATGCAAATCCAATCGTGGTAAATACGCTTGTACTTCTTATCGAGAAAAAGCGTTTTAATGAGATTGGAAATTTAGCGGAAAGCTTTAAACAATTAGCAGCAGAAGCACAAGGTTCTGCTGAAGCAACAGTTTTCTCTACTCGTGCACTTACTGATTCAGAAAAAGATGAAATTTCTTCTTCTTTCGGTAAATTAGTGGGCAAAGAAAAACTTACTATTACAAACGTAATCGAACCATCAATTCTTGGTGGAGTTCGTGTTCAAATCGGCAACTACATTTTCGATAACACTGTAGCTAGCAAGCTAGAGAATCTTAAACGTACGTTAGTTGGTTAATTATAAGAAATGTGAGAGGTGACATTCATGGGCATCAAGGCTGAAGAAATCAGCGTGCTGATAAAAAAGCAGATTGAAAACTATCAATCTGATCTAGAAGTAAGCGAAGTTGGTACTGTAATCACAGTTGGTGACGGTATTGCTCGTGCTCATGGCCTCGACAACTGCATGGCCGGAGAATTATTAGAGTTCTCTAATGGTGTAATGGGTATGGCTCAAAACCTTGAAGAAGGTAACGTTGGTATCGTTATCTTAGGTAACTACCTAGGCATTAAAGAAGGCGATGAAGTACGTCGAACTGGCCGTATTATGGAAGTACCAGTTGGTGAAGAACTAATTGGTCGCGTTGTTAACCCACTTGGTCAACCAGTGGATGGACAAGGCCCAATCAATACTACAAAAACTCGTCCAATCGAAAGCCCAGCTTTCGGTGTAATGGCTCGTAAATCTGTACACGAACCATTACAAACTGGTATCAAAGCGATTGACGCTCTTGTACCAATCGGTCGTGGTCAACGTGAGTTAATCATCGGTGACCGTCAAATCGGTAAAACTTCAATTGCAATTGACACAATCCTTAACCAAGCAGACCAAGATATGATCTGTATCTATGTTGCGATTGGTCAAAAAGAATCAACTGTTCGTGGTGTTGTTGAAACATTACGTAAGAATGGTGCATTAGATTACACAATCGTAGTAACTGCATCTGCTTCTCAACCAGCTCCATTATTATACCTAGCTCCTTATGCTGGTGTATCTATGGCTGAAGAGTTCATGTTACAAGGTAAACACGTATTAATCGTATATGATGATTTATCTAAACAAGCAGCAGCTTACCGTGAGCTTTCATTATTATTACGTCGTCCTCCAGGTCGTGAAGCTTACCCAGGTGACGTATTCTACTTACACAGTCGTTTATTAGAACGTGCTGCGAAATTAAACGAAACATACAAAAATGGTTCAATTACAGCACTTCCATTCGTTGAGACTCAAGCTGGGGATATCTCTGCATACATCCCAACTAACGTTATCTCAATCACTGATGGACAAATCTTCTTACAAGCAGACCTATTCCACTCAGGTGTACGTCCAGCGATCAACGCCGGTCTTTCTGTATCACGTGTAGGTGGTTCTGCTCAAATCAAAGCGATGAAAAAAGTTGCTGGTACACTACGTCTTGACTTAGCTGCTTACCGTGAGCTTGAATCATTCGCACAATTTGGTTCTGACTTAGATAAAGCAACTCTTGCTAAACTTGAGCGTGGTAAACGTACGGTTGAAGTTCTTAAACAAGACCTTAACAAACCAATCAAAGTTGAAAAGCAAGTAACAATTCTTTACGCTTTAACTCGTGGTTTCCTAGATGATATTCCTGTACAAGATATCGTTCGTTTCGAAGCTGAATTATACAGCTGGTTAGATGTAAACCACACAAACGTTTTAGATCATATTCGCACTACTAAAGAACTTGCATCTGATGCTGAAATGGCAGCTGCTCTTAACGAGTTCAAAAAGACTTTTGCTAAATCAGAATAAGTTTAAACAAGTACAATGTGTTCTGTGATTAAAAACGAAAAGGTGGTGAAATACCAGTGGCAAACTTACGTGAAATAAAAACGCGTATTACTTCAACAAAGAAAACGAGTCAAATGACGAAAGCCATGCAAATGGTTTCTGCTTCTAAAAGTAAACGTGCAGAGTCAAATGCAAAGAAATATGTTCCTTACATGGAAAAAGTACAAGACGTGGTTGCTGCAATTGCTTCAGGTGCAACTGATGCATCGCATCCAATGTTAGTATCTCGTCCAGTTAAGAAAACGGCTTATCTTGTAATTGGTTCCGACCGTGGTCTTGCAGGTGCTTATAACTCAAGCATCTTACGTCAATTAGAACGTACTTTAAAAGAACGTCATAAGTCAAAAGACGAATACGTGATTTTTGCAGTCGGTCGTGTTGCTCGTGATTATTTCGTAAAACGTGAATTCAACGTATTAGATAGTATTGTTGGTTTACCGGACCAACCTTCATTCTCTGACGTGAAACAAATCGCTCGTAAAGCTGTTGGTATGTTCGCTGAAGGTACATATGATGAACTTTATATGTACTATAACCACTTTGTCAGTGTTATTTCACAAGAAGTTACTGAGAAAAAGGTATTACCTATCACTGATTTAGCTCCAGCTTCAGAAGGCGTAACTGCTTCTTATGAATTCGAACCATCAGGTGATGCAATTCTAGAAGTATTACTTCCACAATACGCTGAAAGCCTAATTTATGGTGCTTTATTAGATGGTAAAGCTAGTGAACATGCTGCTCGTATGACAGCGATGAAAACAGCAACTGATAACGCTAACGATATTGTTAGAGAATTATCACTTGTATATAACCGTGCGCGTCAAGCGGCGATTACACAAGAAATTACAGAAATCGTTGGTGGAGCTGCAGCCCTAGAATAGGCTGCACTTTCCAACGTGCGTTTATAAAAGGAAGAAAAGCGGAGAACGAGAATTGCCTTACATAGCTAGTCAATTCAAACCGCTCGGACGCCCAACTCGATAGGAGGTACACAAGAATGAACATAGGACACGTTATTCAAGTAATGGGTCCGGTTGTTGACGTAAAATTCAGCAACGGTCAATTACCAGCAATCTATAACGCCTTAACTGTTAAGATTGATCGTCCGAATGGAGAAGTTGAAACTTTAACTCTTGAAGTTGCTCTTCACCTTGGTGACGATTCTGTTCGTACAATTGCCATGTCTTCTACTGACGGGTTACAACGTGGAGCAGAAACAACAGATTTAGGTAAAGCAATCTCTGTACCGGTTGGTGATGTAACTTTAGGACGTGTATTCAACGTACTAGGTGAAGTTATCGACTTAGGAGAAGAAATCCCAACAGAAGCTCGCCGTGATTCAATTCACCGCGAAGCGCCAAAATTTGATGAATTATCTACAGAAGTACAAATCCTTGAAACAGGGATCAAAGTAGTAGACTTATTAGCTCCTTATATCAAAGGTGGTAAAATTGGTTTATTCGGTGGTGCCGGTGTAGGTAAAACTGTATTAATTCAAGAGTTAATCAACAACATCGCTCAAGGTCACGGTGGTATCTCTGTATTCGCTGGTGTAGGTGAGCGTACTCGTGAAGGGAACGACTTATTCCACGAGATGAGCGACTCTGGCGTTATCAGCAAAACATCAATGGTATTCGGTCAAATGAATGAGCCACCTGGTGCACGTATGCGTGTTGCTTTAACTGGTCTTACAATGGCTGAATTCTTCCGTGATGAGCAAGGACAAGACGTTCTTTTATTCATCGACAACATCTTCCGTTTCACTCAAGCGGGTTCTGAGGTTTCTGCCCTATTAGGTCGTATGCCTTCTGCGGTAGGTTACCAACCAACTCTTGCTACGGAAATGGGTAACTTGCAAGAACGTATTACTTCAACAAACAAAGGTTCTGTTACATCGATCCAAGCGATTTATGTACCTGCCGATGACTATACTGACCCAGCCCCAGCTACAACTTTCGCTCACTTAGATGCAACAACTAACTTAGAGCGTAAACTATCTGAGATGGGTATCTACCCTGCGGTGGATCCATTAGCTTCAACTTCTCGTGCTTTATCACCTGAAATCGTTGGTGAAGAACACTATGCTGTTGCTCGTGGCGTTCAAATGACGTTACAACGTTATAACGAATTACAAGATATCATCGCCATCTTAGGTATGGATGAGTTATCTGACGAAGATAAGCAAACAGTTGAACGTGCTCGTCGTATTCAATTCTTCTTATCTCAAAACTTCCACGTAGCGGAGCAATTCACTGGTCAAAAAGGATCTTTTGTACACGTAAAAGATACTGTTCGTTCATTCAAGGAAATCCTTGAAGGTAAATACGACCACTTACCAGAAGATGCATTCCGTTTAGTTGGTAGCATTGAAGAGGTAGTAGAAAAAGCGAAAAGCATGGGCGTAGAGGTATAATCTGCGGACGAAAGGAGCAAAAATATGAAGACAGTTAAAGTCAATATTGTTACTCCCGACGGCCCAGTATACGATTCAGAAGTCGCAATGGTTATCGCTAAAACAGTTTCAGGTGAAATTGGGGTTCTTCCAGGACATATTCCTACAGTTGCCCCACTTGCAATTGGTGCTGTTACACTTAAAAAAGAAGACGGTTCACTTGAACGTGTAGCCGTTGGTGGTGGTTTCATTGAAATACGTCCTGAACAAATTTCAATATTGGCTCCTTCTGCAGAATTAGCAGCTAATATTGACATTAATCGTGCAAAAGAATCTCTTGCACGTGCAGAACAACGTCTTCAAAAGAAACAAGATGACATCGATTTCAAACGCGCTGAGCTAGCTTTAAACCGTGCGATTAATCGTATCAGCGTTCATGAGGGTAATATGTAATTCAACTAATAAAAGCGGACGGGCGACTGTCCGCTTTTTTAGCGAAAAAGAATATAGGTTTTCCGCATATAAGACATCAACTCGACCTAAATAGGTCGAGTTGTGTTTTTCTAACTATTTAATGATTTTAGTTTAAGGAGGTTTATTAAATGGAGGTTTACCAAACTTTAGGTTTTCAAGCGATATTAGGTTTAATTTCCCATATCATTTTTATTGGTATAACTTTTTATGCTCTACAAGCTTTCCGATTAGAACAGTTGTTTAAAAAAGGGAAGGTTTTTCAAATACAGTTAATTTACATCTTATTAAGCATTGCAGTTGGATCTGCAGTTTCCAATTTTTTACTTGATATTTCCACTTGGTCAAAACAATTACCATATATTTTCTCTTAAAGCTACTGAAATGGGTATATTACTAAAATAGGGCAAATTATATATCCTGTAAGGACAAATGACAATTCGTTTTTCGTTACATAATATATATAAGAGTTCTATTACCTGATACATACTTTGTTTTTCTAAAGGTTTGAACTAATATCAAATTACTTGCTTATTACCTATATATAAGCAATTTTGTACGAAATAATAAAACCTTGACGAAAAGCTTAGTTTTCTAATATTTCCTAGGCAATTTTGCTGAATATTGTTTTAGGACCTTTAAACTGGGTAACTAACTAATAACTATCTGTAAATTTTTTACACAGTACCGGTATGTATAAAATTCACAAATATGTTTAATCGAGCGTAATATAAAGTGTAGAAAATTATTTAGATTTCCTGTAAAATAGTGATTTGGATGCTTGTTAAACAATTTAATTAGAAGTACTATATTGATAGTTTTTGTGATTAATAACTTCATTCAATTTTACTTAAATGGCAAAGTAAGTATTTAAAAAATAATAATTAATTTTAGAAAATTTAAATTAGCTTGAATGAGGTTAATGCCTTTGGCGGATCATGAAGATTTTTATCGTAAATTATCGGAGGAACTTAAGATTGATCTGTTAAATAATACGCCAAGGCGAATTTATTTATAACCATTCATCAAGGTTCGACAGTTTTGACAATTGAATTCGGAGGGACGAATTGTGGAGAAAATTATTGTTACGGGAGGCCAAAAGTTACGAGGTATCGTAAAAGTAGAAGGAGCCAAAAATGCCGTACTACCAATCCTAGCTGCTTCATTGTTAGCTTCAAAAAGAATGAATATCATTAAAGACGTTCCAAATTTAGCGGACGTTAATACAATAAATGAAGTACTAAAAAGCTTAAATGCAGATGTAGAATACAACGTAGAAAAAAATGAAATTCACATAAATGCGGAAAAGCAATTATCGAGTGAAGCGCAGTTTGAATTTGTAAGTAAAATGCGTGCTTCTATCCTGGTAATGGGATCACTTTTAGCACGTAATGGATATGCTCGTGTTGCATTACCTGGAGGTTGTGCGATTGGATCACGTCCGATTGAATTACATTTAAAAGGCTTTGAAGCTATGGGTGCCAAAATTTCATTTGGTCATGGTTATGTAGAAGCGAAAACAGTAGATGGTTTAAAAGGTGCTGAAATTTATTTAGACTTCCCAAGCGTAGGGGCGACAGAGAATATTATGACAGCAGCTGCTTTAGCAAAAGGAACTACTATCATCGAAAACGCAGCAAAGGAACCGGAAATTGTTGATTTAGCTAACTTCATTAATGGAATGGGTGGCCGTGTAATCGGTGCAGGGACAGATACAATCCGTGTAGAAGGTGTTGCTGAATTACATGGTACAACTCATCATATCATTCCTGATCGTATTGAAGCAGGAACATTTATGGTTGCCGCAGCAATTACTCGAGGGGATGTCTTCATTGAAAATGCAGTACCTGAGCATATGTCTGCTTTAATTGCAAAATTACGTGAAATGGGCGTAGAAGTAATTGAAGAAGGTGAAGGGCTAAGAGTTCGCGCAAATCATCCATTAAAAGCAGTGGATTTGAAAACAATGCCGCATCCTGGTTTCCCAACAGATATGCAAGCACAAATGATGGCGTTACTCCTTACGGCTGATGGAACAAGTATCATTACTGAAACAGTGTTTGAAAATCGTTTCATGCATGTAGAAGAATTCCGTCGTATGAACGCTTTGGCTAAAATTGAAGGGCGTACTGTGTTCATCGAAGGACCTGTTAAACTACAAGGTGCTGAGGTTTCTGCAACAGATTTGCGTGCAGCTGCAGCTTTAATCTTAGCTGGTCTAGTATCTGAGGGGGTAACACGAATTACGAAGTTAACTCACTTAGATCGTGGATACGTTGATTTCCATAAAAAACTAGCTTCTCTAGGTGCTACCATCGAACGTGTAGATGACGACGAAATTTTAGAAGAAGAGCAAACTATGCAATCTGAAGAACAGGTTGTTGAAATTTAACTAATCTTTAATAAATGGGATACATTTTCATTTTACTCAAACATACGTAGTTAAAATGAAAAATAGAACCAAAAATTAAAAATTTACGACAAAATTCTTGAAAAAGTATTTTGTCGTTTTTTTGTCGGGGAGGAATTTCTTATATATATGTATGAAGCGATGTAATTATAGTTTTGAGATGACTTCTCGATAACTAAGAACCCTCCTTGTTATGCAGAAGAGGCACTGAAATTACTTCTCTATACCCGATATCAATACCTTTAGTCAAAATCGTACTACGAACAGTTTAGAGGACCATAGCCTTGCCTCAAAGATGGTGGTACCTTCACGTAAATTATTTTCAAAGCGAAACAAAACCACGATTCTCCAAAATTTTCTTCATTGAATAGAAATATTTTCACCCTTTCAATCATAAGTAATATGTATGAAAAAAATAAAAAATTATAAAAACCCAATAATGGTCGTATCAGTCATAGGATTTGTTACTGCACTTTTTTTCTTTCCGTTTCTGTTTATGAAGTCTGAGCAAAAATCTGAAGCTGCTCCACAGACGTCTTCTAACGTGCCACAGAATGCCTGTGGGCTGACAATTCAGGTGAGTGGGAGTGATGTTCCCCTTGATCTGGAAGAGTACGTTATAGGGGTTGTTGCTGCTGAAATGCCAGCTGGGTTTAATTCGGAGGCGTTAAAGGCCCAAGCGATTGCAGCAAGAACCTATGTGTTGAAATCCACGAATTATGGAAAAACCGCAATCGAACCTACAGTGGCAAAACAAGTTTTTTATGATGAAGATTCAAGGAAAGAGAATTGGAATGATTCATATGAAGATTATGAAGCGAAAGTTCGAGAGGCTGTTGAAAGTACCCGTGGTGAAGTAATTGAATACAATGGAGAATTAATTACGGCAATGTTCCATTCAATGAGTAATGGGATGACAGAGAGTTCAGCGAATTATAGTGGTACAGAGCTTCCGTATTTACAATCTGTGGCCAGTACTGATTTTCAATATGCCGATAATTATGAAACCACTACGACACTTTCAATAGAAGATTGGAACAGCAAATTAACTATTCAATCCACTCTAGCGGATATCAACCAAATTCGCTTACAAAAAAATAATACTGGGAGGGTAGAAAAAGTGACCATGAAAAATCACGAGTGGACAGGCCGTGATTTTAGAACTCTTTTAGACTTGCGTTCTACTGATTTCCAAATTAAAGCTCAAGATGGACAAGTAGTCATTACAACAGAAGGATACGGGCATGG is drawn from Lysinibacillus sp. SGAir0095 and contains these coding sequences:
- a CDS encoding F0F1 ATP synthase subunit delta, whose product is MSSTIANRYAEALFQLALEKQVVAEVNADLEELVKGIETTPELVSLLTTPKFSIDRKKQIVAEVFANANPIVVNTLVLLIEKKRFNEIGNLAESFKQLAAEAQGSAEATVFSTRALTDSEKDEISSSFGKLVGKEKLTITNVIEPSILGGVRVQIGNYIFDNTVASKLENLKRTLVG
- the spoIID gene encoding stage II sporulation protein D — translated: MKKIKNYKNPIMVVSVIGFVTALFFFPFLFMKSEQKSEAAPQTSSNVPQNACGLTIQVSGSDVPLDLEEYVIGVVAAEMPAGFNSEALKAQAIAARTYVLKSTNYGKTAIEPTVAKQVFYDEDSRKENWNDSYEDYEAKVREAVESTRGEVIEYNGELITAMFHSMSNGMTESSANYSGTELPYLQSVASTDFQYADNYETTTTLSIEDWNSKLTIQSTLADINQIRLQKNNTGRVEKVTMKNHEWTGRDFRTLLDLRSTDFQIKAQDGQVVITTEGYGHGVGMSQYGADAMADNGANAHEIIGHYYKNTSIEKINCEK
- a CDS encoding DUF1146 family protein, which gives rise to MEVYQTLGFQAILGLISHIIFIGITFYALQAFRLEQLFKKGKVFQIQLIYILLSIAVGSAVSNFLLDISTWSKQLPYIFS
- the atpA gene encoding F0F1 ATP synthase subunit alpha — protein: MGIKAEEISVLIKKQIENYQSDLEVSEVGTVITVGDGIARAHGLDNCMAGELLEFSNGVMGMAQNLEEGNVGIVILGNYLGIKEGDEVRRTGRIMEVPVGEELIGRVVNPLGQPVDGQGPINTTKTRPIESPAFGVMARKSVHEPLQTGIKAIDALVPIGRGQRELIIGDRQIGKTSIAIDTILNQADQDMICIYVAIGQKESTVRGVVETLRKNGALDYTIVVTASASQPAPLLYLAPYAGVSMAEEFMLQGKHVLIVYDDLSKQAAAYRELSLLLRRPPGREAYPGDVFYLHSRLLERAAKLNETYKNGSITALPFVETQAGDISAYIPTNVISITDGQIFLQADLFHSGVRPAINAGLSVSRVGGSAQIKAMKKVAGTLRLDLAAYRELESFAQFGSDLDKATLAKLERGKRTVEVLKQDLNKPIKVEKQVTILYALTRGFLDDIPVQDIVRFEAELYSWLDVNHTNVLDHIRTTKELASDAEMAAALNEFKKTFAKSE
- the atpG gene encoding ATP synthase F1 subunit gamma, giving the protein MANLREIKTRITSTKKTSQMTKAMQMVSASKSKRAESNAKKYVPYMEKVQDVVAAIASGATDASHPMLVSRPVKKTAYLVIGSDRGLAGAYNSSILRQLERTLKERHKSKDEYVIFAVGRVARDYFVKREFNVLDSIVGLPDQPSFSDVKQIARKAVGMFAEGTYDELYMYYNHFVSVISQEVTEKKVLPITDLAPASEGVTASYEFEPSGDAILEVLLPQYAESLIYGALLDGKASEHAARMTAMKTATDNANDIVRELSLVYNRARQAAITQEITEIVGGAAALE
- the murA gene encoding UDP-N-acetylglucosamine 1-carboxyvinyltransferase — encoded protein: MEKIIVTGGQKLRGIVKVEGAKNAVLPILAASLLASKRMNIIKDVPNLADVNTINEVLKSLNADVEYNVEKNEIHINAEKQLSSEAQFEFVSKMRASILVMGSLLARNGYARVALPGGCAIGSRPIELHLKGFEAMGAKISFGHGYVEAKTVDGLKGAEIYLDFPSVGATENIMTAAALAKGTTIIENAAKEPEIVDLANFINGMGGRVIGAGTDTIRVEGVAELHGTTHHIIPDRIEAGTFMVAAAITRGDVFIENAVPEHMSALIAKLREMGVEVIEEGEGLRVRANHPLKAVDLKTMPHPGFPTDMQAQMMALLLTADGTSIITETVFENRFMHVEEFRRMNALAKIEGRTVFIEGPVKLQGAEVSATDLRAAAALILAGLVSEGVTRITKLTHLDRGYVDFHKKLASLGATIERVDDDEILEEEQTMQSEEQVVEI
- the atpD gene encoding F0F1 ATP synthase subunit beta, with amino-acid sequence MNIGHVIQVMGPVVDVKFSNGQLPAIYNALTVKIDRPNGEVETLTLEVALHLGDDSVRTIAMSSTDGLQRGAETTDLGKAISVPVGDVTLGRVFNVLGEVIDLGEEIPTEARRDSIHREAPKFDELSTEVQILETGIKVVDLLAPYIKGGKIGLFGGAGVGKTVLIQELINNIAQGHGGISVFAGVGERTREGNDLFHEMSDSGVISKTSMVFGQMNEPPGARMRVALTGLTMAEFFRDEQGQDVLLFIDNIFRFTQAGSEVSALLGRMPSAVGYQPTLATEMGNLQERITSTNKGSVTSIQAIYVPADDYTDPAPATTFAHLDATTNLERKLSEMGIYPAVDPLASTSRALSPEIVGEEHYAVARGVQMTLQRYNELQDIIAILGMDELSDEDKQTVERARRIQFFLSQNFHVAEQFTGQKGSFVHVKDTVRSFKEILEGKYDHLPEDAFRLVGSIEEVVEKAKSMGVEV
- a CDS encoding F0F1 ATP synthase subunit epsilon, which translates into the protein MKTVKVNIVTPDGPVYDSEVAMVIAKTVSGEIGVLPGHIPTVAPLAIGAVTLKKEDGSLERVAVGGGFIEIRPEQISILAPSAELAANIDINRAKESLARAEQRLQKKQDDIDFKRAELALNRAINRISVHEGNM